From the genome of Mycobacterium dioxanotrophicus, one region includes:
- a CDS encoding D-alanyl-D-alanine carboxypeptidase — protein sequence MRTLFAAAALALGTALTVPVAAADPAVEPAGAQAFANGPAKAWLVADLDTGRVLAAKDPNGSYAPASTIKPLLAMVVLDNLRPDNFARANDSHTKVECSCVGLKPGQAYTTQQLLEGLLMVSGNDAANMLADMLGGQRAAVAKMNRKAAGLGARNTRAGSPSGLDGPGWESLTTPHDLAVIYRAALTYPLIAQIFRQTTAQFPGRTLTSQNELLTRYPGDLAGKTGYTDLARKTYVGAAQRGSHRLIVVQMYGTGDLYGQATQLLDWGFSQYG from the coding sequence GTGCGCACACTGTTCGCGGCGGCCGCGCTCGCCCTCGGCACGGCGCTGACGGTGCCGGTCGCCGCTGCCGATCCGGCCGTGGAACCGGCAGGCGCACAAGCGTTCGCGAACGGCCCCGCCAAAGCGTGGCTGGTCGCCGACCTCGACACAGGCCGGGTACTGGCGGCCAAAGATCCCAACGGCTCCTATGCCCCGGCCAGCACCATCAAGCCACTGCTGGCGATGGTCGTCCTGGACAACCTGCGGCCGGACAACTTCGCCCGGGCCAACGACTCGCACACCAAGGTCGAGTGCTCATGCGTCGGGCTCAAACCCGGCCAGGCCTACACCACGCAGCAACTGCTGGAGGGCCTGCTGATGGTGTCGGGCAACGATGCCGCCAACATGCTGGCCGACATGCTCGGCGGACAGCGCGCCGCGGTCGCCAAGATGAACCGTAAGGCAGCCGGGCTGGGTGCCCGCAACACCCGCGCGGGCTCCCCATCCGGCCTGGACGGGCCGGGCTGGGAATCGCTGACCACACCGCACGATCTGGCGGTGATCTACCGCGCCGCGCTGACCTATCCGTTGATCGCCCAGATCTTTCGGCAGACCACGGCCCAATTCCCCGGCCGAACCCTGACCAGTCAGAACGAGTTGCTCACCCGCTACCCCGGCGACCTCGCAGGCAAGACGGGCTATACCGACCTGGCCCGCAAGACCTACGTCGGTGCCGCACAACGGGGCAGCCACCGGCTGATCGTCGTCCAGATGTACGGCACCGGCGACCTCTACGGCCAGGCGACGCAGCTGTTGGACTGGGGTTTCAGCCAGTACGGCTGA
- a CDS encoding amidohydrolase family protein, with amino-acid sequence MTVLHVRGRGLPDGEAVQWWIERGVLRADPIAGAETVFDGGWILPGLVDAHCHVGLGPHGPVEFDEAVTQAETERGVGALLLRDAGSPVDTRSMDDREDLPRIIRAGRHLARPKRYSPGLPIDIEDESQLPEAVAEQARWGDGWVKLVGDWIDRSVGDLAPLWSDEILKAAIDAAHANGARVTAHVFGEDALPGLINAGIDCIEHGTGITDDIIELMLANGTALVPTLINIENFPGIADAAAKYPVYATHMRELYASCRARVGAAHEAGIPIFAGTDAGGMIAHGRIGDEIEALKTVGLSPTDALGAGCWDARAWLGRPGLADGAPADLVCYAEDPRSGGVDHPDLVILRGRVY; translated from the coding sequence ATGACGGTCCTGCACGTTCGCGGTCGGGGACTGCCAGACGGCGAAGCCGTGCAATGGTGGATCGAACGCGGTGTGCTGCGTGCCGATCCGATCGCCGGCGCCGAGACGGTGTTCGACGGTGGCTGGATCCTGCCCGGCCTCGTCGACGCACACTGCCACGTCGGCCTCGGACCGCACGGTCCGGTCGAATTCGACGAGGCCGTCACCCAGGCGGAGACCGAACGCGGCGTCGGGGCGCTGCTGCTGCGCGACGCCGGATCGCCGGTCGACACCCGCAGCATGGACGACCGCGAGGACCTGCCCAGGATCATCCGGGCCGGCCGACACCTGGCCCGGCCCAAGCGGTATTCACCCGGTCTGCCGATCGACATCGAAGACGAATCGCAACTACCGGAGGCGGTGGCCGAGCAGGCCCGCTGGGGCGACGGCTGGGTCAAACTCGTCGGCGACTGGATCGACCGCAGCGTCGGCGACCTGGCCCCGCTGTGGTCCGACGAGATCCTCAAGGCCGCCATCGACGCCGCCCACGCCAACGGGGCCCGCGTCACCGCGCACGTGTTCGGTGAGGACGCGTTGCCGGGGCTGATCAACGCAGGCATCGACTGCATCGAGCACGGCACCGGGATCACCGACGACATCATCGAGCTGATGCTGGCCAACGGCACTGCCCTGGTACCGACGCTGATCAACATCGAGAACTTTCCCGGGATCGCCGACGCCGCGGCCAAGTACCCGGTCTACGCGACCCATATGCGGGAGCTGTACGCGTCGTGCCGGGCCCGCGTCGGCGCCGCCCACGAGGCAGGCATCCCCATCTTCGCGGGCACCGACGCCGGCGGCATGATCGCGCACGGTCGTATCGGCGACGAGATCGAGGCCCTCAAAACCGTGGGGCTGAGCCCGACGGATGCACTCGGCGCGGGCTGCTGGGATGCCCGTGCGTGGCTGGGCCGGCCGGGGTTGGCCGACGGAGCTCCGGCAGATCTGGTCTGTTACGCCGAAGACCCGCGCAGCGGTGGCGTCGACCACCCCGATCTGGTGATCCTGCGCGGCCGCGTCTACTAG